The proteins below are encoded in one region of Telopea speciosissima isolate NSW1024214 ecotype Mountain lineage chromosome 10, Tspe_v1, whole genome shotgun sequence:
- the LOC122641532 gene encoding phosphatidylinositol/phosphatidylcholine transfer protein SFH7-like translates to MVGMGRKDQREKNGGEKVKAVLELLRKQDPLTVKQEKFCNYACVGRFLKAKGDNVKKAAKHLRACLSWRESIGTEYLIADEFAAELAEGFAYVAGHDNDSRPVVIFRIKQDYQKFNSQKLFIRLLVFTLEVAIGSMPKNVEQFVLLFDASFYRSASAYMNFLLASLKIVSEYYPERLHKAFVIDPPSFFSYLWKGVRPFIDLSTVMMIVSSLDYEESSEYDDFSAFPRASSLRFDPSSIPSTGKIGTSSSTRFSFTVSHHSDSLKPWYLSLKDTSASSKVGTTISSPSASLMGPALISPLNARSFSFASPAARTPRCSTPGPTRKNNQFFTSTPLPQRVNNNSNPRTPRPSFLQSPAMFFRKEKDCHVSRTEKSRESFLPFLRFYRRPYDEMVYRSKMKPPLGGLISIVSPQIKRPHMSQSQRF, encoded by the exons ATGGTCGGAATGGGGAGGAAAGATCAGAGAGAGAAGAATGGAGGAGAGAAGGTCAAAGCTGTTCTTGAATTGTTGAGGAAACAAGATCCGCTTACAGTAAAACAG GAAAAGTTTTGCAATTATGCTTGCGTTGGACGATTTCTGAAAGCAAAAGGAGACAACGTGAAGAAAGCAGCGAAGCATTTAAGAGCATGTCTTTCTTGGAGGGAGAGTATCGGCACTG AATATTTGATTGCAGATGAGTTTGCTGCTGAGCTTGCAGAAGGTTTCGCCTACGTTGCTGGTCATGATAACGATTCCAGGCCTGTTGTG ATTTTCCGGATTAAACAAGATTATCAGAAGTTTAACTCTCAGAAACT GTTTATCCGATTACTGGTTTTTACACTTGAAGTGGCCATTGGATCCATGCCTAAAAACGTCGAACAGTTCGTTCTCCTCTTCGATGCTA GCTTTTACAGATCAGCTTCGGCTTATATGAATTTTTTACTAGCATCACTGAAGATCGTATCGGAATACTACCCTGAGCGGCTGCACAAGGCCTTCGTCATCGACCCTCCGTCCTTTTTCTCTTACCTGTGGAAG GGGGTTCGTCCGTTCATTGACTTATCGACGGTGATGATGATAGTGTCATCACTCGACTACGAAGAGTCGTCGGAGTATGATGATTTCTCGGCATTCCCACGAGCTTCTTCGCTGCGGTTCGATCCGTCATCGATTCCGTCAACAGGGAAGATCGGCACTTCGTCCTCCACTCGGTTCTCCTTCACGGTCTCTCACCATTCCGATTCTCTCAAGCCTTGGTACCTCAGCTTGAAGGACACGTCAGCATCATCTAAGGTAGGAACCACCATCAGCAGCCCATCTGCATCTCTCATGGGCCCCGCCCTCATTTCCCCACTTAACGCCCGTTCATTCTCCTTCGCATCACCGGCTGCCCGGACGCCACGTTGCAGCACCCCTGGTCCCACCAGGAAGAACAACCAATTCTTCACTTCGACCCCATTGCCACAGAGAGTTAACAACAACAGCAATCCGAGGACACCTAGACCATCATTCCTTCAATCCCCAGCTATGTTCTTcaggaaagaaaaagattgCCACGTCAGCAGAACGGAGAAGAGCCGGGAGTCCTTTCTACCCTTCTTGAGGTTCTACCGGAGACCATACGACGAGATGGTTTACAGGTCAAAGATGAAGCCACCACTGGGTGGGCTCATCTCCATCGTCTCTCCCCAAATCAAAAGGCCCCACATGTCACAATCTCAGAGGTTCTAA
- the LOC122641497 gene encoding uncharacterized protein LOC122641497, whose translation MSQQPLLGDAWIREAQEASRLIEEMESRIKDQNPGQSIRDSARRKLLELGPKLDRLESLLHNPPAKPILTDQDLDLRRNMLSDLQLRTREIALSLYRLQVTTSPGSLPIKAIEDPAKMISSYGQDYTKTTFSKQEHELLVSLARRQTISLGWKRWIWNVCRVIFLVLAAAALLLVLVIVCAAI comes from the exons ATGTCTCAACAACCTCTTCTTGGTGACGCATGGATTCGAGAAGCCCAAGAGGCTTCGAGATTGATAGAAGAAATGGAGAGTAGAATCAAAGATCAGAACCCAGGACAAAGTATTAGAGACAGTGCTCGCCGGAAGCTTTTGGAGCTTGGACCCAAGCTCGACCGTTTGGAATCTCTTCTTCACAACCCACCTGCGAAACCCATCTT GACCGATCAAGATCTGGATCTCCGACGAAACATGCTATCAGACCTTCAGCTACGGACAAGAGAAATAGCCCTTAGTCTCTACAGATTACAAGTCACAACCAG TCCTGGAAGCTTGCCTATTAAAGCTATTGAAGATCCTGCAAAAATGATTAGCAGCTATGGTCAAG ATTACACAAAGACTACATTCTCTAAACAAGAACATGAGCTGCTGGTTTCTCTTGCG AGAAGACAAACCATTTCCCTTGGTtggaaaagatggatttggaaTGTTTGTCGGGTCATCTTCCTGGTGTTGGCAGCTGCTGCACTTCTGCTCGTTTTGGTTATTGTTTGTGCAGCAATCTAA
- the LOC122642443 gene encoding NF-kappa-B-activating protein-like: protein MVGRERDFENDDYPRSRYRKLSSTVEIPEGRHRDDRGNVGYSPVSGRSPSPSSSFDDRHRRSNPSRSRSPSRSPANSYRRSRYESDRRRDRADSNGYHNNQAWRSPRSHGILNRDSGRRFDRDHGDFRNGQFPESESDEELKGLSYEEHRRLKRQKLRKSLKNCIWNVTPSPPPGERNRSEPLGEAKEISEEDNQKGDSRVQEKGTGRIGDSESEESGGSSSGTGSGTESDADDSRSRRKSRSRRNDRRKSKSSGSRRRTSRISSPDIESGKGVSESESSYASSEEGTKRRKKSGRRSSRRGKKRSGRSSKRTRKSKRSRDSDSDESPTEESDARSKKGKFHNSSSRSKRSKKKRRSESGSERSAGSFSDLDVDAKSKVMIDDATKAEINSESFAFKEMIESQKKSSLDNEPLVGPVPLPKADGHISYGGALRPGEGDAIAQYVQQGKRIPRRGEVGLSADEIQTFESLGYVMSGSRHQRMNAIRIRKENQVYSAEDKRALAMFNYEEKAKREHKVMADLQRLVQRHIGQDVGPTHDPFAVKASEEADN from the exons ATGGTGGGTAGAGAGAGGGATTTCGAGAACGACGATTATCCTCGAAGCCGTTACCGGAAGCTTTCTTCGACGGTGGAAATCCCGGAAGGACGCCACCGTGATGACCGAGGGAACGTAGGTTACTCGCCGGTGTCAGGTAGGTCTCCATCTCCTTCATCCTCTTTCGACGATCGTCATCGTCGTAGTAACCCTAGCCGTAGCCGTAGTCCGAGTCGCAGTCCTGCCAATAGTTACAGAAGATCTCGTTATGAATCAGATCGCCGTCGTGATCGAGCGGACTCAAACGGATACCATAACAACCAAGCTTGGAGAAGCCCTAGGTCTCATGGAATCCTAAATCGTGATAGCGGACGACGATTCGACCGTGATCACGGGGATTTCCGGAATGGACAGTTCCCTGAGTCCGAATCCGATGAGGAATTGAAGGGCTTGAGCTACGAAGAACACCGCAGGCTTAAACGCCAGAAATTGAGAAAAAGCCTCAAGAACTGTATTTGGAATGTTACCCCTAGTCCTCCTCCTGGTGAAAGGAATCGCTCCGAGCCTTTGGGTGAAGCCAAGGAAATATCTGAAGAAGACAACCAAAAGGGTGACTCGAGAGTTCAAGAAAAGGGTACTGGTCGGATTGGTGATTCTGAATCCGAAGAATCAGGAGGAAGTTCGTCCGGTACGGGGTCGGGCACTGAGTCGGACGCGGATGATTCCCGCTCAAGGAGGAAGAGCAGAAGCCGAAGGAATGATCGGCGGAAGAGTAAATCGTCAGGTTCTAGGAGGCGTACAAGTAGAATATCATCTCCTGATATTGAATCAGGTAAAGGCGTGAGTGAGTCTGAGAGTTCTTATGCTTCAAGTGAAGAAGGCACGAAACGGAGGAAGAAATCAGGAAGGCGGAGTAGTAGGCGAGGGAAGAAGAGGAGTGGGCGTAGCAgcaaaagaacaaggaaaagtAAAAGGAGTAGAGATAGTGATTCTGACGAGAGCCCAACTGAGGAGAGT GACGCCAGATCTAAGAAGGGGAAGTTCCATAATTCCTCTTCCCGTTCgaaaagaagcaagaaaaagaGACGCTCTGAATCGGGCAGTGAGAGATCAGCTGGGAGCTTTTCTGATTTGGATGTTGATGCAAAAAGCAAAGTCATGATTGATGATGCAACGAAGGCCGAGATTAATAGCGAATCCTTCGCGTTCAAGGAAATGATCGAGTCTCAAAAGAAATCTTCTTTGGATAACGAACCATTGGTGGGGCCTGTTCCACTTCCGAAGGCTGACGGACATATTAGCTATGGAGGTGCTCTCAGGCCTGGTGAGGGTGATGCTATTGCTCAGTATGTGCAGCAAGGCAAGCGTATTCCTCGCAGAGGAGAAGTGGGTCTTTCGGCTGACGAGATTCAGACCTTTGAGAGCCTTGGTTATGTGATGAGTGGTAGTAGGCATCAGAGAATGAATGCAATTCGTATTCGAAAAGAAAACCAGGTTTACAGTGCTGAAGACAAACGGGCATTGGCAATGTTTAACTACGAGGAAAAGGCAAAACGTGAGCACAAGGTCATGGCTGATCTACAGCGGCTGGTGCAACGTCACATTGGACAAGATGTTGGTCCAACTCATGATCCTTTTGCTGTGAAAGCTTCTGAGGAGGCTGATAACTGA